CTCATATATCCATAGAGTTCGGGATTTTCTACAATGGCTCCTACATGCTCTAATGCTTTACTCCGTTCAGTTCGGATACTGTGCCCGCCAATATAAATTTTTCCTTTGGTCATGGAAATCAGTCCAACCATCATCCGGATGGTTGTGGTCTTACCGGAACCATTAGGTCCGAGGAATCCATATACTTCTCCCCGCTGAACGGAAAATGACAAATTATTGATAATCGGTTTGCCGCCGATAGTTTTTGAGACATTTTCTAAAACAACAATCGGATCTGACATTCATTCTCCTCCATTTCTGTTTCGTTGTTTTCTCCTCTTGCCCTGATTGAATTCTAGCCTTTTACGTAAAAACAAACAAGCAGTTTCACACATTAAGATAAGGCATACGACTGGGACGTTTCAAATTTAGGAAGTTTTGTTAGTCAGGACTGAATATAAGTCTTATACATAATATAACCAAGTAACGATATGATTCCAAGCAGCATGGTCCAAAATCCAAGTGCCCTTCTCCCTTGCAAGAACGACATAAAGCCGCAAAGAATAGTAAAGGGGCCGAGCACAGCCGGAAAACAAAACAAAGATATAATCCCAGTCAGAAAACCGATAATCCCAACTGAAGTCCCGGAATTAGACGCGGCGGTGGAATGCTCCCAATCGGGCGACAGCTCCGCTGAATTCTCCTCTTCTTTTTCACGCTGCCTACGAAGAAAATGGCTGGTCTTTTTCATGCAGAGCTGTTCCTCCCGCTTGGCTTTGTTTAGTTAAGATTTACGAGTAAAGGTATGACAGCAGGTATTTCTTACATTAAGAGCTTTGTCCTTATGTTCGGAATCAAATTCTTCCCCGCCAAACTCGGCATGAAAATCGGCATCAGCATGTTCATCAATTTCAATCATAATAGCATCCGCCTTACAATTATTTCCTTCTCCCCAATAAGTACAGTTAGAGACGGAACATTTAACTTCTGGCATGAATGAATCCCTCCTTTATTCTCAAGATTCCCGATGACGAAGAGGGTTATACCGCGGTTTTAGGACTAAATAATGGCTCATGAATGCATAAAAAAGATGCCTTCCCAGGCATCCAACAGACTGCCGGTACAAACTCTTTGATGTTCATCGTTATTGGTCGTAAACCAAAACCTTCCGCCTTTTTTATACCCGCTCTCCCTGCATGCGCCGTTGAGTTATATAGTCTGTCTCATAATAAGCAAGGTCTTCGCGAAGCTCTTCGAATATTTTGGATAATTCAATGGTTAGGTCACGTACATCACGTGAAGGTTTTTTGCGGAAACGGATCGCATCTTGCCCTGTATAAGCATATCTCCCGTCTTCGGAATAACATTCGTTTTTGGGATAATAAAAACCGTTTACACAGTTATGATATACCTCATATAAAACGCGTTCTGAGTATTCCACATTGAAATTAGGGCGGCGTAGGCTGACTCCGAGCTTCTCGTAAGCCACTTCACCAAAAACAAGCAATTGACGCATATCCTGCAAATAACCACGGTAAAATTCATCCATTGCGGGGTCATTTTCTGTATTTAGTTGGGATAGGGCATGCTGGTTCAAGAATAACTCCAGCTTTGCAATTGCTTCTTTTAATTTTGTACGGGCTGTTTCACAATTGTTTTTTACATCAAACATAGCCATAACCATAGACCTCCTCAAGATTGCGCACAAACACTTTTTCTCTTATCCCAATTATCTGGGAGCTTCATTTTCTTTCTCATGGTACCACAATTTCACAATAAAAGTAATATCCATCTATCTGTCCAAAAGCTTCATCTCATAAAACAACCTGCACCTTCCAAACATAAACGTATCACTTTACCAAAGGAGGGTTGCATATGCGCCGCTTCCTATCTCTTGCTGCCGCAGCTGTTCTTACAAGCTCTTTGCTCATGCAAGGCTGCTCTCCCGGAACGGACAAGGCGGCGACTCCCGCTAACGAGTTGAAGATGAAAGAACAGCTGCTTTCCCAGGACGTTCAGCTAACGGAACAACTGTGCCGCAACCAGTGCGCCATGCATTTGCAGCAAACAATGCCTTTACTTTCCGGAGCCAACCGTGATCAAGCCAAAACCCGGTTACAGGATATGGCCCGGTCTCTTCCGCAGATGGGAAAATTGCTTTGGACCCCGAAGGGAACCAGAACGGATCAGGCTATTACAGTTGGAAAGCTGGAACAGGACGCCGAGAAACAAACACGTCCTTTCATAGAAAAAGCTAAAAAGGCTGCCGAACAGGGAGAAACATTTTACTCTCCGCGGATTGATACGGCCCAAGGGCCTTATACCGTATTAGGAATTCCGTCCTCAGACAAGAGTCATATTCTGGTAGCAGTTGTTAAGCAAAATATTTTACAGCAGGTGGCTTCTCATCAAAGAAAAAATTTACGCCTTGAGCCTTTCCCTAATCAGCCTAAATGGAAGATAGAAACAGTCGAAAGCGAAACTTTACAGCAAAAACAGGTGGATCATCCCGAGAAAAATGCCGGGACCAGTCATTATGAACGTGACGAAGTGGTAGTAAAATTCAGACGGCCTCCTTCAGACAAAGAGATCAAACAAATTCAACAAGATCTCCATGCGAAAGTGATCCGGAAAATAGGTTATTCCTATATTTTTGAATCCGAACACAAGGAAGCCAAACAACTGATGGATTATTTTAAAGCCTGGAATGTAGAGTATGTTGAGCCGCATTATATTTATGTAACTAATGAGAAATTAAAACCGTCATCCTTCTCTTTATTCCCTTGGCCTTTCCGCCAGAATCCTAAAGAAATGACTGAGGAACCGGTTGCCGCTGAGAATATTCCAAACGATACTTTGTATAAGCAATATCAATGGAATCTTCCACTGATTGAAACAGAATCCTCCTGGTCCTATAATAAAGGGTCCAAGGATTTGATTGTAGCTGTTGTGGATACAGGAGTGGACTTAAATCATCCCGATTTAAAAGGACATCTCGTTCCGGGTACCAATATTGTGAATCCCGACCAGCCTCCGCAAGATGATGTAGGCCACGGCACCCATGTGGCCGGAGTTATATCAGCAGAAACAAACAATCAGCTTGGTGTTGCGGGCATGTCCTGGTATAACTGTATTATGCCTGTTAAAGTACTTGATTCTTCGGGGGCAGGAAGTACCTATGCCGTAGCCCAGGGAATTATTTGGGCAGCAGATCACGGTGCCAAGGTCATAAACCTGAGTCTTGGAAACTATGCGAGCTCCATGTTTCTCCATGACGCCATCCGGTACGCCTATGATAAGGATGTCGTGCTTATTGCCGCCAGCGGAAACGACAATACTGAACAACCCGGATATCCAGCGGCTTATCCTGAAGTACTAGCCGTATCTGCGACCGATTCCCAGAAATTAAAAGCCGCTTTCTCCAATTATGGCGATTATATTGATGTGGCTGCTCCTGGAGTAAGTATAGCCAGTACCTATCCTTCCAATCAGTATGCTGCTCTTTCCGGCACATCCATGGCTACTCCGCACGTTGCAGGTCTGGCTGGTTTAATCCGGGCCACTAATCCGAAACTGACTAATGTCCAGGTAATGAATATTATGCGAAAGACAGCGAAGGACATAGGAACACCAGGAAAAGACACTTACTTTGGCTATGGACTGATCGATGTGGGCAAGGCTGTACGGGCAGCATACGAAAGTAGTAAATAGACTAAAAAAGGAACCGCTTCTTTCGTTTTAAGCTGTTCCCTTTTTTAACACAAATATAAATTAATTTGAAACATCCAAAAACCGCCCTCTGCTTCTGCATAAGGCGGTCCGGTTTTCTTATTTTCGCTTGACGAAAGTTTGCCGTAAGCCGGGTTCTGTACTTCCAGTGGTATAACGGGAGCGACCCCTCCCACCGTTGAAGCGACAATCATCTATCTAGGCTGTACATTACTGCACAGCTCAAGCGACCAACCCAAACGCGTCTCGGGCAAAGACTACCGCTTCATGCGGTCTGCGTCCCTCTTAGGTCTTGCTCCAAGTGGGGTTTACCAGGAGTACAGTCACCTGCACCCCTCGTGGTCTCTTACACCACGGTTCCACCCTTGCCTGTGCAGGTTTAACAATCCTGCCATCGGCGGTCCATTTCTGTGGCACTATCCTTCAGCTCGCGCTGACTGGACGTTATCCAGCACCCTGCCCTATGGAGCCCGGACTTTCCTCTCGCGGCTGTAAAGCCGCCAGCGATTGTCTGTCAAACTTTCGATCTCATTTGCTAGTATACAAGGAATCCTTATGAAAAACAACAGCGAATCGTTACCAGGATTGCCGCTTCTTAAATAAATTGGAAAGGCTCTGTGTGAACTTCTGAAGCCGTAACGATAGTCTTATATTTGTTTGCTGCCATAATATCCGTTAAATATTTCGCTACAGGCTTCTTCATAATTTTCTCGACATTATGCCCGACATCAATCAAACATATTCCTGCCGCCTTGGCATCAATAGCGGTGTGATAATCAATGTCCCCTGTAATCAGAACGTCTGCACCAGCAAAACTCGCATGACGGACATACCTGCCGCCTGATCCGCCCAGTACAGCCGCTTTATATACTGTCTGGTTCAAATCTCCCACAACCCGGACGGCCGGAACCCCAAATGCAGCTTTAGTTTTCTCCGCAAGTTCCGCCAAAGTCACCTTCCCAGGCAGTTTGCCTGTTCGGCCAAGTCCAAACGTTCTTCCCTTAAGATCCATCGGGTATAAATCATAAGCCACTTCCTCGTAAGGATGGGCCTTCAACATAGCTTGAACAACTTTGCGCTGGATGGAAACCGGTACAACCGTTTCGATTCTTATTTCATCCGTCTCTTCCATTTTCCCCTGCTTTCCAATGAATGGATCAGCACCATCCTGGGGAAGAAACGTTCCGGTTCCCGGTATATTAAAACTGCAATGACTATATGCCCCTATCCATCCGGCACCGGCATGAAGAATAGCATCTCTGACCTGCTTATGATGGGAAACGGGAACAAATACAACCAGCTTTTTTAAATTATCTGTATGCACTTCCTCTAAATGTGTCGTATCCGTTAGACCAAGCGCATCCGCCATCATGTCGTTGATCCCGCCTTCGGCAACGTCCAGGTTTGTATGGGCAATATAAATGGCGATATCGTGTTTGATACACTTTTCATATATTCGTCCCGCAGGAGTATCGGTTTGCAGATGAGAAAGCGGTCTGAAAATAATGGCGTGGTGGGCGATAATAAGGTCTGCCTTGTTTCGGATTGCTTCATCAACTACTTCCTCCGTAACATCCAAGGCCACCAGAATATGTTTGATTTCCTTATTCAAAGTGCCCAGCTGCAGGCCGATTTTATCGTCAGGAACGGCAAAATGCTTGGGAGCAAATTGTTCAAATTTTTGAATTACAGTCTGTCCTTTTGCAAACATGCAAGTACCTCCTTGAGCTTGGCAATTTTTTTAACCATAGCTTGCTGTTTTTGTCTGGCTGCTTCGAGGTCTGATTGATTCACTTGTCCTGCGATTTTTTCCAGTTTGCTGATTTCCTTAGTCCATTTCTCAAACCAGACCGGAGAAGGATTCTCCACAAAATAAGGACCGAGGCAGAGAAGTTCCGGCTTGTTTAATACCAGGTCCGCCTTTAATCTCCTGCTCTTATATAAATTTTCCGGATGATCCCAAGCTTGAGGATGCCGGGCCGTTAATATTTCATATATTTTTCCATCCTCTTTGAGAATAGTTTCCTCTGCAAGGAACCAGCCTTCCGCATCGAGCCAGGCCCTCACCTTGTCTTCCGCAACGTTTGGCTGAAGAACTAGGGTTGAGACATTCAACAATTTCTCTTTTCCTGCATCCAGAATAGAGACAATCAAGCTGCCCCCCATGCCGGCTATTGTCACGGTATCGACTTCTCCAGGTGAAAGGACCTCAAGACCATCACCAAGCCGAACTTCAATCTGTGAAGATAATCCTGCTTCCTTTACTTGATTCTCAGCCGCCTCACGTGGACCTTGGTTCACTTCTCCAGCAACAGCAAAAGGCGTGATGCCTTGCTTAACCAGATAAGCAGGCAGCAAGGCATGATCGGAGCCTATGTCCGCCAGCTTGCTGCCAACAGGCACACGGTCTGCAATCATACGCAAACGATTCGATAATTTCACCATAATTTAAGCAATCCATTCTATCCATTTTTTTCTATACCCATAAAGTATTATAGTTGCCAAAACCATTTTAATCAGGAATATCATTGTTATTCCCAGTCTCCAATCTTCCGTTCCACCGGCTGCAGCTGTATACAGTTCAGGAATAAAAAACAAGGTTATACCGGCCCACCAAAAGGATCGTGCCCCAATTCTGTTCACACTATGAATGATCCACCCCAGCCAAATGAAAATAAGACTTGCCGGAATCCACGCCATTTCAAAAATACCAGCAGATATGCCCGGCTTCAGCCAAAGAAGAAACCGCCCATATATAATAGAAAAACCGATCCAGGCAGCATATTGAAACCAGATCCAGTGAAAAAACCATCCCACAAGCAGGACGAATACACAGCAGCCCAGCAGGTAAATTAGGTTAAACAAAAAAACGTCGCCTTCCATAAAGGAAAACAGGTAAGGGCCGAAGAGGACAAGTGTCAAGGTTGCCAGTAAGCAAAGCAGCCTAGCTGCCGAATCAGATCTCTTTCTTATGTAGATACCTGTTCCATACAAGCATACAATAAAAAATAAGGAAATACCAATTTGCAATGAAATGCCAAAAGGGTTAAAATTAAGAAGAATTGAACCGAACAGGCTTATGAGAAAGAAGGCTGCTGTCCAATAGAAGAACCGGCTGCAAGCCCAATTGTTTATAGAAAGTCCGAGCCATTTTTTATCCTGTACAGAATCTTCTTTATACAGATTCATCAGAAATCGGCAATATTTGTCCGGCAGCAAATTGCTTTTTTCCCAGTGCTCGATCTCTTCAGTTATCCATTGTCTTTTTTGTTCGTTCATCCGCTTCACCTTCCCATTATCTGTATCGGTTTATAACCGGGTTTTTATTAGAAAGTTTCGGTTTATCGGGTCATTTTGGGGAAGTCTCTGATAGTCAGAATCAACAAAAAAGAGCCCCGCTTTCCAGCGAGGCGGCAGGGCTTCTATTCGAGAAAATCTTTCAGCCTTTTGCTTCGGCTAGGGTGTCTTAGTTTCCGGAGGGCTTTGGCTTCAATCTGACGAATCCGCTCACGGGTTACTCCGAATACTTTTCCTACTTCTTCCAGAGTACGGGTCCGGCCATCATCCAGTCCAAACCGGAGACGAAGAACATTCTCTTCCCGCTCTGTCAGGGTGTCCAGCACGTCTTCCAGTTGTTCCTTCAATAGTTCATAGGCAGCTGCATCTGCTGGAGCCAGGGCTTCCTGATCTTCGATAAAATCTCCTAAATGAGAGTCGTCTTCTTCCCCAATAGGCGTTTCCAAAGAAACAGGTTCCTGGGCTATTTTCATGATTTCACGTACTTTGTCCGTACTAAGTTCCATTTCCTTAGCAATTTCTTCCGGAGTCGGTTCGCGTCCCAGTTCCTGGAGAAGCTGTCTGGATACACGAATCAATTTGTTGATCGTTTCCACCATATGAACCGGTATCCGGATCGTTCTGGCTTGGTCCGCAATGGCACGGGTGATAGCCTGACGGATCCACCATGTGGCATAGGTGCTAAATTTGTATCCTTTGGTATGATCGAACTTCTCTACCGCTTTAATAAGCCCCATGTTACCTTCCTGAATGAGATCAAGGAATAGCATGCCGCGTCCGACATAACGTTTAGCGATACTTACAACGAGGCGCAGGTTAGCTTCGGTAAGACGGCGTTTGGCCTCCTCATCCCCTTGCTCAATCCGTTTGGCAAGTTCTACCTCATCTTCTGCGGACAATAAAGGAACACGGCCGATTTCCTTCAGATACATTCTAACCGGATCATTGATTTTGATACCCGGAGGCAGTGTCAGATCATCCTCAAAGTTGAAATCTTCATCCTCATTATCTGTATTGCCGGGACGAATGTTATCTTCATCATCGTCATTTTCATTGCCGACGTCAATTCCCATTTCAGACAAGTGTTCAAAAAAATCATCAATCTGCTCTGCATCCTGATCATATGGAGCAAGGCGGTCCATAATCTCTTTATACGTCAGCGAGGAGCGTTTCTTTCCCAATTCAATCAATTGATCTTTAACTTGCTCTAGCGTCAACTCTGTCTCTAGTTCTGTATGTTGATCGTTCGCCATAATCCAACTCCCTCCTCCCTAGACTTTCGCAGGGCTTTCCTTCCACTTACTTCAGCTGTTTCTCTAGGGCTATTATTTCACTCAATATTTGTGCAGCCCTGAGCGGATCACCACTTAGTTCCGCTTGCCGCATCTCTTCCTTCTTTTGTTTAATTTCCTGCTGCCTGGGGTATTTTTTTATTTCCCTGATATAATCATCTATGACTTTATCATTCAAACCATGTTTCGCCCCTATTAGAGCTATAGAGCTGGCCAGATTCTCAAGGTTAGTATCTTCAAGCATAGCCATATACCGTCCCAAGTTCGGCTCAGCGTATTGTGAATAATAGGCATATAAATACGCGGCTAATACGGCATGATCCTCTACGTTAAATTCGTCTCCGACCTGTTCCTGTACATATCGGCAAACTTCCGGGTCATGCATCATGATAGCCAGCAGCTGCCTTTCGGCATTATGATAAGCCGGGAATAATGAAGGGCTCTTTTGTACCCGGTTCCCATTATTCCTAACATTATTCCACAGAAACTCTTTATTATCCCTTAAACTCTGCTTTTTTTCAAGATCAAACCGAATTGCCGCCACATCCTGCTTAAGACTTTCCAGGGATGTATCAAAATCAGAGGATAATTGCTTAAGATAATGTTCCCGGTCTATAGGCGAATGAAGTGCGGCGATCATCTTGGTCGCAGTTTTGAGGTAGCGTAGTTTGTCAAATTCATTGTGCAGTTTGAAGTTTTTGCGAATAAAAAGCAGCTTGTATTTCATGGCTGGTACAGCCTGTTCCACAATTTGCCTTACAAAGCGTTCAGGTCCGTAAGCAGTAATATACTCATCCGGGTCTTTGCCTTCCGGAATCATAGCCACTTTCACAGCACAGCCGCTCTTCTCAAGAATAGGTATGGACTTATACGCAGCATTTTGACCCGCGGGATCTCCATCATAGCAAACAATTACGCGGTCGGCATTCCGCTTGAGAATTTCGGATTGTTCCGGAGTTAAGGCCGTACCCATTGTGGCAACAGCATTGGTTATTCCTGCTTCCCACGCTTTAATCACATCCATATAACCCTCAAGAAGCACTATCTCTCCGCTTTTTCTGGCCTCAGCCCTAGCATGATGAAGATTGTAAATACTCCGGCTTTTATTGAACAAGATCGATTCGGGACTGTTCATATATTTAGGTTTGACATCTCCAAGCGCTCTTCCTGCAAAAGCGATGATTTTCCCATGAAAATCATGCAGCGGGAACATAATACGGTCGCGAAAACGGTCTATATACCCGTTTTTATCCGATTTAATCGAAATTAAACCACCCTTTTCCATTAAGGAAAGAGAAAACTGATTGCGTTCTAATTGACGGACAAGTGTGTCCATTCTGGCCGGGGCATACCCGATCTGAAATCTATCAATCAGCTTATCGGCAATACCGCGTGACCTGAGATAGTCCAGTGCCTGTTTCCCCTGTTCGGTGTTTTTCAAAATATATTGGTATACTTTTGCGGCATGATCATGAGCTTTTATGACTTCAGTCCGTTCCTGCTGCTGTTTGGTTTGAACAGGGTCTGCCGTTTCCCATGTAATGGGAATACCCGCTTCCTCTGCCAAATGGTTGACGGCTTCCGCAAAAGAATAACCTTCTATTTCCCGAAGAAACTTAATGATGCCCCCGCCGGCACCGCAGCCAAAGCAATGATAAATTTGCCGTTCAGGCGTTACGGTAAAAGACGGCGTATTTTCGGAGTGAAACGGACACAATCCTTTCAGATAATGTCCCTGCTTGGTTAAGTGAACATATTTGCCTACAACATCCGCTATGTCATGATGCTTAAGGACAGCTTCTATCACTTCTTCCGGAATACGTCCTACTCTCATCCTATTCACCTTCATTTCCAATAGGACACGTAATACTATTCGCTAACGGACGACATTCTCCTGCAAAGAAAGCAAAAGTTTTGTCAAACTTTGTAGAAAATGCCTTCTGTCCTCATCTGAAAAGGGTTTAGGGCCTTTCGTATGCTTCCCTCCACGCCTTAATTTCCCTTGTTCATGACGCCGTTCCAGTAAAAAATCAATGGAGCCATCCTTGTAAGGCTTCCCCCGGTTTGAGAGGGCATATACGCCTTTAGCCAGCCCCAGAGCGGCCAATCCATAATCCTGGGTTACTAATATGTCTCCGTTCTTCATATGATTGGCTATATATAAATCGGCAGACTGAGAAGAGCGGTCCACCTGTACAACCTGTATCCGTTCATTCTGTGGAAGTTCAATTCTGTGGTCAAAAGAAGCTACCATCAGAACCGGTACATCAAACCGTTTGGCTGCCAGAATAATTTCCTGTTTAACCGGACATGCATCGGCATCAACGACAATAGTACATGAAACATTCATCAGACCGGCCCTCCGATTTTCTCGTACTCCACTTCCGTAATATTATATACGATGAAGAAGAAAAAAATCCTGCTGTTTTCATTAAAAAGGAATATTCCGTTTATGGATATGCTCCAAGATTAGGCTTGCCGTTTCTTCCACGGCCCTGTTTGATACATCAATCACTTTACAGCCTATTTTTTGCAGCAAGTCATGAGCATAATCCAGCTCCTTTTTTATGCGTTCCTCATTGGCATAAGTTGCATTTGCAGCAAGGCCAAGGGTACGAAGTCTTTCTTTACGGATTGCGTTAAGCTTAACCGGATCAATAAGCAGACCGATTACCTTTTCTTTAGGCACAGAAAATATTTCTGTAGGAGGCTGCATTTCAGGAACAATCGGCACATTGGCACATTTGTATCCTTTATGGGCCAAATACATGGATAACGGGGTTTTAGATGTCCGGGAAACACCAACAAGCACAATATCAGCCTGGCAGATTCCACTAAAATCCCGACCGTCATCATATTTAACCGCAAATTCAACGGCCTCTACTTTCTTAAAATACTGTTCGTCCAATCGGTGAGTCATTCCAATTTTACGGTTCGGTTCCTGACCAACCACCTTGCTGATGGTATCAACTATCGGTCCGAGGAGATCAATATGAATCACTTGATGCTGTGAAGCACATTCCGTTAAGTATTGTTTCAGTTCAGGAACCACAATTGTATATACAATAATAGTATTGGATTTACTTGCTTCCTGAACAATCCGGTCAATGCTGCTTCGGTCATGTACAAACGATATCCGCAGCATGCGGATTCGAAGAGGATAAAACTGCATGGTAGCTGCCCGGGCAACAGATTCTGCGGTTTCGCCAACTGAATCTGATATCACTAATACGGTAGCAGCAGCTTCTGAAGAACTCATACCTAAGCGTTCCTTTCATTATGTAATTACATCTTAACCAGTCAGACTCAAGGTAAACGGCAGGGCTTGTTTCGGGCGAAACAGATTTAACACCCTCGC
This Paenibacillus larvae subsp. larvae DNA region includes the following protein-coding sequences:
- a CDS encoding tRNA (adenine(22)-N(1))-methyltransferase; the encoded protein is MVKLSNRLRMIADRVPVGSKLADIGSDHALLPAYLVKQGITPFAVAGEVNQGPREAAENQVKEAGLSSQIEVRLGDGLEVLSPGEVDTVTIAGMGGSLIVSILDAGKEKLLNVSTLVLQPNVAEDKVRAWLDAEGWFLAEETILKEDGKIYEILTARHPQAWDHPENLYKSRRLKADLVLNKPELLCLGPYFVENPSPVWFEKWTKEISKLEKIAGQVNQSDLEAARQKQQAMVKKIAKLKEVLACLQKDRL
- a CDS encoding YaiI/YqxD family protein, with translation MNVSCTIVVDADACPVKQEIILAAKRFDVPVLMVASFDHRIELPQNERIQVVQVDRSSQSADLYIANHMKNGDILVTQDYGLAALGLAKGVYALSNRGKPYKDGSIDFLLERRHEQGKLRRGGKHTKGPKPFSDEDRRHFLQSLTKLLLSLQENVVR
- a CDS encoding S8 family peptidase, with the translated sequence MRRFLSLAAAAVLTSSLLMQGCSPGTDKAATPANELKMKEQLLSQDVQLTEQLCRNQCAMHLQQTMPLLSGANRDQAKTRLQDMARSLPQMGKLLWTPKGTRTDQAITVGKLEQDAEKQTRPFIEKAKKAAEQGETFYSPRIDTAQGPYTVLGIPSSDKSHILVAVVKQNILQQVASHQRKNLRLEPFPNQPKWKIETVESETLQQKQVDHPEKNAGTSHYERDEVVVKFRRPPSDKEIKQIQQDLHAKVIRKIGYSYIFESEHKEAKQLMDYFKAWNVEYVEPHYIYVTNEKLKPSSFSLFPWPFRQNPKEMTEEPVAAENIPNDTLYKQYQWNLPLIETESSWSYNKGSKDLIVAVVDTGVDLNHPDLKGHLVPGTNIVNPDQPPQDDVGHGTHVAGVISAETNNQLGVAGMSWYNCIMPVKVLDSSGAGSTYAVAQGIIWAADHGAKVINLSLGNYASSMFLHDAIRYAYDKDVVLIAASGNDNTEQPGYPAAYPEVLAVSATDSQKLKAAFSNYGDYIDVAAPGVSIASTYPSNQYAALSGTSMATPHVAGLAGLIRATNPKLTNVQVMNIMRKTAKDIGTPGKDTYFGYGLIDVGKAVRAAYESSK
- the dnaG gene encoding DNA primase, which encodes MRVGRIPEEVIEAVLKHHDIADVVGKYVHLTKQGHYLKGLCPFHSENTPSFTVTPERQIYHCFGCGAGGGIIKFLREIEGYSFAEAVNHLAEEAGIPITWETADPVQTKQQQERTEVIKAHDHAAKVYQYILKNTEQGKQALDYLRSRGIADKLIDRFQIGYAPARMDTLVRQLERNQFSLSLMEKGGLISIKSDKNGYIDRFRDRIMFPLHDFHGKIIAFAGRALGDVKPKYMNSPESILFNKSRSIYNLHHARAEARKSGEIVLLEGYMDVIKAWEAGITNAVATMGTALTPEQSEILKRNADRVIVCYDGDPAGQNAAYKSIPILEKSGCAVKVAMIPEGKDPDEYITAYGPERFVRQIVEQAVPAMKYKLLFIRKNFKLHNEFDKLRYLKTATKMIAALHSPIDREHYLKQLSSDFDTSLESLKQDVAAIRFDLEKKQSLRDNKEFLWNNVRNNGNRVQKSPSLFPAYHNAERQLLAIMMHDPEVCRYVQEQVGDEFNVEDHAVLAAYLYAYYSQYAEPNLGRYMAMLEDTNLENLASSIALIGAKHGLNDKVIDDYIREIKKYPRQQEIKQKKEEMRQAELSGDPLRAAQILSEIIALEKQLK
- a CDS encoding YpuI family protein, whose product is MAMFDVKNNCETARTKLKEAIAKLELFLNQHALSQLNTENDPAMDEFYRGYLQDMRQLLVFGEVAYEKLGVSLRRPNFNVEYSERVLYEVYHNCVNGFYYPKNECYSEDGRYAYTGQDAIRFRKKPSRDVRDLTIELSKIFEELREDLAYYETDYITQRRMQGERV
- a CDS encoding Nif3-like dinuclear metal center hexameric protein; this translates as MFAKGQTVIQKFEQFAPKHFAVPDDKIGLQLGTLNKEIKHILVALDVTEEVVDEAIRNKADLIIAHHAIIFRPLSHLQTDTPAGRIYEKCIKHDIAIYIAHTNLDVAEGGINDMMADALGLTDTTHLEEVHTDNLKKLVVFVPVSHHKQVRDAILHAGAGWIGAYSHCSFNIPGTGTFLPQDGADPFIGKQGKMEETDEIRIETVVPVSIQRKVVQAMLKAHPYEEVAYDLYPMDLKGRTFGLGRTGKLPGKVTLAELAEKTKAAFGVPAVRVVGDLNQTVYKAAVLGGSGGRYVRHASFAGADVLITGDIDYHTAIDAKAAGICLIDVGHNVEKIMKKPVAKYLTDIMAANKYKTIVTASEVHTEPFQFI
- a CDS encoding pyruvate, water dikinase regulatory protein yields the protein MSSSEAAATVLVISDSVGETAESVARAATMQFYPLRIRMLRISFVHDRSSIDRIVQEASKSNTIIVYTIVVPELKQYLTECASQHQVIHIDLLGPIVDTISKVVGQEPNRKIGMTHRLDEQYFKKVEAVEFAVKYDDGRDFSGICQADIVLVGVSRTSKTPLSMYLAHKGYKCANVPIVPEMQPPTEIFSVPKEKVIGLLIDPVKLNAIRKERLRTLGLAANATYANEERIKKELDYAHDLLQKIGCKVIDVSNRAVEETASLILEHIHKRNIPF
- the rpoD gene encoding RNA polymerase sigma factor RpoD, which encodes MANDQHTELETELTLEQVKDQLIELGKKRSSLTYKEIMDRLAPYDQDAEQIDDFFEHLSEMGIDVGNENDDDEDNIRPGNTDNEDEDFNFEDDLTLPPGIKINDPVRMYLKEIGRVPLLSAEDEVELAKRIEQGDEEAKRRLTEANLRLVVSIAKRYVGRGMLFLDLIQEGNMGLIKAVEKFDHTKGYKFSTYATWWIRQAITRAIADQARTIRIPVHMVETINKLIRVSRQLLQELGREPTPEEIAKEMELSTDKVREIMKIAQEPVSLETPIGEEDDSHLGDFIEDQEALAPADAAAYELLKEQLEDVLDTLTEREENVLRLRFGLDDGRTRTLEEVGKVFGVTRERIRQIEAKALRKLRHPSRSKRLKDFLE
- a CDS encoding DUF1540 domain-containing protein, with the protein product MPEVKCSVSNCTYWGEGNNCKADAIMIEIDEHADADFHAEFGGEEFDSEHKDKALNVRNTCCHTFTRKS